Proteins from one Amycolatopsis benzoatilytica AK 16/65 genomic window:
- a CDS encoding NAD-dependent epimerase/dehydratase family protein, whose amino-acid sequence MTTQQPQRIAVTGATGNIGTATVRALAAAPEVAAITGIERRPAGVPPPKTEYVAADVARDDLTPLLRDADTVVHLAWLFQPTHRPDVTWEANVLGSLRLFEAAAAAGVSTLVVASSVGAYSPAADDSPVSEDWPTHGWPGAAYPREKAYVERCLDSFERAHPEIRVVRVRPGFVFQRAASTEQRRLFAGPFVPGSLVRPGLVHFLPDIPGLRFQVVHANDLADAMRRCVLRPVSGAFNIAADPPVDPRLLARLLRARLVPVPAGLLKPALTAAWRMHLLPATPGLFETVLRLPTMDTARARSELDWRPDWSAAETMEEFLRGLRHGEGADTPPLAPDEHRRHEIATGVGQRP is encoded by the coding sequence ATGACAACGCAGCAACCACAGCGGATCGCCGTGACAGGCGCGACCGGGAACATCGGCACGGCGACCGTGCGCGCGCTCGCCGCCGCACCCGAAGTCGCCGCCATCACCGGCATCGAGCGACGACCTGCCGGAGTCCCGCCGCCCAAGACCGAGTACGTCGCCGCCGACGTGGCACGGGACGACCTGACACCGCTGCTTCGCGACGCCGACACGGTAGTCCACCTGGCGTGGCTCTTCCAGCCCACTCATCGGCCCGACGTGACTTGGGAGGCCAATGTCCTCGGTTCGCTCCGGCTGTTCGAAGCCGCCGCGGCGGCAGGCGTGTCGACGCTGGTGGTGGCGTCTTCGGTCGGCGCCTACTCGCCCGCGGCTGACGACAGCCCGGTCTCGGAGGACTGGCCGACGCACGGCTGGCCCGGTGCCGCGTATCCGCGCGAAAAGGCATATGTGGAGCGGTGTCTCGACTCGTTCGAGCGTGCGCACCCGGAAATCCGGGTGGTCCGCGTCCGGCCCGGGTTCGTCTTCCAGCGGGCCGCCTCGACCGAGCAGCGGCGGCTGTTCGCCGGGCCGTTCGTGCCGGGCAGTCTCGTCCGGCCGGGCCTCGTGCACTTCCTGCCGGACATCCCCGGCCTGCGGTTTCAGGTCGTGCACGCGAACGACCTGGCCGACGCGATGCGCCGCTGTGTGCTGCGCCCGGTCTCCGGTGCGTTCAACATCGCCGCCGATCCTCCCGTCGACCCGCGCCTGCTGGCCCGCCTGCTGCGGGCCCGGCTCGTGCCGGTCCCGGCGGGCCTGCTCAAGCCGGCGCTCACGGCGGCGTGGCGCATGCATTTGCTGCCCGCGACCCCGGGGCTGTTCGAGACCGTGCTGCGGCTGCCCACCATGGACACCGCGCGCGCCCGGTCCGAATTGGACTGGCGACCGGACTGGTCCGCGGCCGAAACGATGGAAGAGTTCCTGCGCGGACTCCGGCACGGGGAGGGCGCGGACACCCCGCCGCTGGCGCCGGACGAGCATCGCCGGCACGAGATCGCCACCGGAGTCGGCCAGCGGCCGTGA
- a CDS encoding SDR family oxidoreductase — translation MRSLGNVLITGGASGLGAATVDAVRAEGGTPWVIDRVRPVDGVDCVQADLADSAAAEQAVREVAERAGGLDGVVTAAGTDACGPLGAVPAKDWERVVHVNLLGTVAVVRAALPYLERSHGRVVTVASTLGLKAVSDATAYCASKFGVVGFTRALAAELAGRVGVTLLVPGGMWTHFFDDRTEQYRPPADAKLNRPEHVAGTVVFALSQPPDAEVRELVACASEEGSWP, via the coding sequence ATGCGTTCTCTAGGCAATGTCCTGATCACCGGCGGTGCGTCCGGTCTCGGCGCGGCGACAGTGGACGCCGTCCGGGCGGAAGGCGGCACGCCCTGGGTCATCGACCGCGTGCGCCCGGTCGACGGCGTCGACTGCGTACAGGCCGATCTCGCGGATTCGGCCGCGGCCGAGCAAGCGGTGCGGGAGGTGGCCGAGCGTGCGGGCGGTCTCGACGGAGTGGTCACCGCGGCCGGGACCGACGCCTGCGGTCCGCTCGGCGCGGTTCCGGCGAAGGACTGGGAACGGGTGGTGCACGTGAACCTGCTGGGCACCGTCGCGGTAGTGCGAGCCGCGCTGCCGTACCTCGAGCGCTCGCACGGGCGAGTCGTCACCGTCGCATCGACGCTCGGGCTGAAAGCAGTCAGCGACGCGACCGCTTACTGCGCCTCGAAGTTCGGCGTAGTCGGCTTCACCCGCGCGCTGGCCGCGGAACTGGCCGGCCGGGTCGGGGTGACCTTGCTGGTGCCCGGCGGGATGTGGACGCATTTCTTCGACGACCGGACCGAGCAGTACCGTCCGCCCGCCGACGCGAAGCTCAACCGGCCGGAACATGTGGCGGGCACCGTGGTGTTCGCGCTGTCGCAGCCACCGGACGCCGAAGTCCGCGAACTCGTGGCGTGCGCGTCAGAGGAAGGGTCGTGGCCGTGA
- a CDS encoding glycosyltransferase family 9 protein gives MAVSVLVLRALGIGDLLTAVPALRALRRAYPGERLVLAAPEPLRDLVELVGAVDELLPTAGLGQLAWPGPPPRLAANLHGRGPESIRDLLAVQPDALLTHRHPALPEVPGLDWAPGLHEVDRWCRLVEYGGAVADRADLRLPAPPGPSPAPGAVVVHPGAAFPARRWPPERFAEVARDLAAAGHRVVVTGTAAEQPLANEVAEGAGLPADAVLAGETDLAGLAALVAGAALVVCGDTGVGHLATAFGTPSVLLFGPTPPRCWGPPPDAPQHVALWVGDVGDPHGAEPDAGLLLLSPGRVLAAAHAVVRKGVSHG, from the coding sequence GTGGCCGTGAGTGTGCTCGTGCTGCGCGCCCTGGGGATCGGCGACCTGCTGACCGCGGTGCCGGCCTTGCGCGCACTCCGCCGGGCATACCCCGGCGAACGGCTGGTGCTGGCCGCTCCGGAACCGCTGCGGGACTTGGTCGAGCTGGTCGGCGCGGTGGACGAACTGCTGCCCACTGCCGGCCTCGGACAGCTCGCCTGGCCCGGTCCGCCGCCGCGGCTCGCGGCGAACTTGCACGGCAGGGGACCGGAGAGCATCCGCGACCTGCTGGCGGTTCAGCCGGACGCGCTGCTCACGCATCGGCATCCGGCTCTCCCGGAGGTGCCCGGCCTGGACTGGGCGCCTGGACTGCACGAGGTCGACCGCTGGTGCCGGCTCGTCGAATACGGAGGGGCGGTCGCCGACCGAGCAGATCTGCGCCTCCCTGCGCCGCCCGGACCGAGTCCCGCGCCCGGTGCGGTCGTCGTGCATCCGGGCGCGGCGTTTCCGGCGCGACGCTGGCCGCCGGAACGGTTCGCCGAGGTGGCGCGGGACTTGGCGGCTGCGGGCCATCGGGTCGTGGTGACCGGCACCGCCGCCGAGCAGCCGCTGGCGAACGAAGTCGCGGAGGGCGCAGGGCTGCCCGCGGACGCGGTGCTGGCCGGCGAAACGGACCTGGCCGGGCTTGCCGCGCTCGTCGCCGGGGCGGCGTTGGTGGTGTGCGGGGACACCGGCGTCGGACACCTCGCGACGGCCTTCGGTACGCCGTCCGTGCTGCTGTTCGGGCCGACGCCGCCCCGGTGCTGGGGCCCGCCGCCGGATGCGCCGCAGCACGTCGCGCTGTGGGTCGGCGACGTCGGCGACCCGCACGGAGCCGAGCCGGACGCCGGGCTGCTGCTGCTGAGTCCGGGCCGGGTGCTCGCCGCCGCGCATGCGGTAGTGCGCAAGGGGGTGTCGCATGGTTGA
- a CDS encoding flavodoxin family protein, with protein sequence MIARQLLDLFAERGATGELVRVVDHDVRPGIEADAGDGDEWPEIRRKVAAADILLVSTPTWVGHPSSVAQRVVERLNAEQSETDGEGRPGMFGKVGVVAVVGNEDGAHKVTADLFQALNDIGFTIPAQGGTYWNGEAMNGGDYQDLDETPEAVASTNATLVRNAMHLAELVGKQQYPAS encoded by the coding sequence CTGATCGCCCGGCAGCTGCTCGACCTGTTCGCCGAGCGGGGGGCGACCGGCGAACTGGTCCGGGTCGTCGACCATGACGTGCGCCCCGGCATCGAAGCCGACGCCGGCGACGGCGACGAGTGGCCGGAGATCCGGCGCAAGGTGGCGGCCGCGGACATCCTGCTGGTCTCGACGCCGACGTGGGTCGGGCACCCGTCCAGCGTCGCACAACGGGTGGTGGAACGCCTGAACGCCGAACAGTCCGAAACCGACGGCGAGGGCCGGCCCGGCATGTTCGGCAAGGTCGGCGTGGTGGCGGTGGTCGGCAACGAGGACGGCGCGCACAAGGTGACTGCCGACCTTTTCCAGGCCCTCAACGACATCGGCTTCACGATCCCGGCCCAAGGCGGCACCTACTGGAACGGCGAAGCCATGAACGGCGGCGACTACCAGGACCTGGACGAAACGCCGGAGGCAGTCGCCTCGACGAACGCCACGCTGGTGCGCAACGCGATGCATCTGGCGGAGCTGGTGGGAAAGCAGCAATATCCGGCGTCGTGA
- a CDS encoding NAD-dependent epimerase/dehydratase family protein, protein MVFSHAVVTGGAGFVGARLCAKLLAQGTRVTAVDNFSTAPPGALDPVIEDPRFRLLDHDVTKPIPVPGPVDAVFHLASPASPRAYLDRPLATLRAGSAGTENALSIATAQHARFVLASTSEVYGDPLEHPQRESYWGNVNPIGPRSVYDEAKRYAEALASATRRSKGTDTAIARIFNTYGPGMRADDGRMVPAFVTQALSGAPLTVEGSGRQTRSLCYLDDTVAGLLALAASGHPGPVNLGNPHELSVREIAEQVLAITGSRSRIVHVAAAEDDPRRRCPDISLARRVLGWTPRVSAGEGLRRTADWFAARRVAV, encoded by the coding sequence ATGGTTTTCTCCCACGCGGTAGTCACCGGCGGTGCCGGGTTCGTCGGCGCGCGGTTGTGCGCGAAGCTGCTTGCCCAGGGCACGAGAGTGACCGCCGTCGACAACTTCTCCACCGCCCCGCCGGGCGCGCTGGACCCGGTGATCGAAGATCCGCGATTCCGGCTGCTGGACCACGACGTGACAAAACCGATCCCGGTGCCGGGGCCGGTCGACGCGGTGTTCCACCTGGCCTCGCCCGCTTCTCCGCGGGCCTACCTGGACCGTCCGCTCGCGACACTGCGGGCGGGCTCGGCAGGCACCGAGAACGCGCTCTCGATCGCGACGGCACAGCACGCGCGCTTCGTGCTCGCGTCCACCAGCGAGGTATACGGCGACCCGCTCGAACACCCGCAGCGCGAATCCTATTGGGGCAACGTGAATCCGATCGGACCGCGCAGCGTGTACGACGAGGCGAAGCGCTACGCGGAAGCCCTTGCCAGCGCGACGCGGCGCAGCAAGGGAACCGACACCGCGATAGCGCGGATTTTCAACACCTACGGACCGGGCATGCGCGCGGACGACGGCCGGATGGTCCCGGCGTTCGTCACGCAGGCGCTGAGCGGAGCTCCGCTGACGGTCGAGGGCAGCGGACGGCAGACCCGGTCGCTGTGCTACCTCGACGACACGGTCGCGGGCCTGCTGGCGCTCGCTGCGTCCGGACATCCGGGGCCGGTGAACCTCGGCAACCCGCACGAGCTTTCGGTGCGCGAGATCGCCGAGCAGGTGCTCGCGATCACCGGTTCGCGGTCGCGGATCGTGCACGTCGCCGCCGCCGAGGACGATCCGCGCCGCCGATGCCCGGACATCTCGCTCGCTCGGCGGGTGCTCGGATGGACGCCGCGGGTGTCGGCCGGCGAGGGGCTGCGGCGGACCGCGGACTGGTTCGCCGCGCGGCGCGTCGCCGTCTGA
- a CDS encoding FUSC family protein yields MSFSLDRTPLGWAARAIRVPGSERRIVLQAAKATIAAVAAWLLSTQVLGLSQPFLAPYAAVFLVEATVYRSLLGWAQQVGSVAAGVLLAAAVAHLLPEQTATLAVVVFVGLLLGSWRQFGSSGVWVGVTGMLLVTYGTARSSELLGDRLLETALGAAVGLAVNSLLFPPLYGERLAEAAHRLAEAHAGLLEDAAELVRTDEPPADLESWLGRVGDVRSLARAAEDASGLSREGRFLNLRKRSRHAGRQLDRPLRTLVTLWPAVEQLAEAVRTTAEGREPFIYPWPGARDVLADVLRELATAVRLAATPGREPELARCRSLVSQVEDRLVSSQDGVTATLGLGALALPARRLLRQLDGE; encoded by the coding sequence GTGAGCTTCAGCCTCGACCGGACCCCGCTCGGCTGGGCGGCCCGGGCGATCCGGGTTCCGGGCAGCGAACGGCGGATCGTGCTGCAGGCGGCGAAAGCGACGATCGCCGCGGTGGCCGCCTGGCTGCTCTCCACCCAGGTGCTCGGCCTGTCCCAGCCGTTCCTGGCGCCGTATGCCGCGGTCTTCCTGGTGGAAGCGACGGTCTACCGGAGCTTGCTCGGCTGGGCGCAGCAGGTCGGCTCGGTCGCGGCCGGGGTGCTCCTCGCCGCGGCGGTCGCGCATCTGCTTCCGGAGCAGACCGCGACCCTCGCCGTCGTCGTCTTCGTCGGGCTGTTGCTCGGCTCCTGGCGGCAGTTCGGCAGCTCCGGCGTGTGGGTTGGCGTGACCGGGATGCTGCTGGTCACCTACGGGACTGCCCGCAGCTCGGAGCTCCTCGGCGACCGGCTGCTCGAAACCGCGCTCGGCGCCGCGGTCGGGCTCGCAGTCAACAGCCTGCTGTTCCCGCCGCTTTACGGCGAACGCCTCGCGGAAGCAGCGCACCGGCTCGCGGAAGCTCACGCGGGCCTGCTGGAAGACGCCGCCGAATTGGTGCGCACCGACGAACCGCCCGCCGACCTGGAAAGCTGGCTCGGCCGAGTCGGCGATGTGCGCAGCCTCGCCCGCGCCGCCGAGGACGCCTCCGGCCTCAGCCGCGAAGGCCGGTTTCTCAACCTCCGCAAGCGAAGCCGCCACGCCGGGCGTCAGCTCGACCGTCCACTGCGGACTTTGGTGACGCTGTGGCCGGCCGTCGAGCAGCTCGCCGAAGCGGTCCGTACCACCGCCGAGGGACGCGAGCCGTTCATCTACCCGTGGCCGGGGGCACGCGACGTCCTCGCCGACGTGTTGCGGGAGCTCGCGACCGCGGTCCGCCTCGCCGCGACGCCCGGCCGCGAACCCGAGCTGGCTCGGTGCCGATCGCTGGTGTCGCAGGTCGAGGATCGGCTGGTCTCATCGCAAGACGGGGTGACCGCGACGCTCGGACTGGGCGCGTTGGCGCTGCCGGCCCGCCGGCTGCTCCGGCAGCTCGACGGCGAGTGA
- a CDS encoding carbamoyltransferase family protein produces MRFLGINAVFHDPAAALVADGRVVAAAEEERFSRRKHGKQAVPFSTWEQPGQAARWCLERAGLTAADLDAVGFSYDPDLVESGLAGHDPSGEQLRTEFARRAPAFLRTELPGLDPAKVRFVRHHVAHAASAALAAPAGDSAVLVADGRGESTSYLAGEYRAGRFKELAAQRLPHSLGLCYEDLTEHLGFARSSDEYKVMALASYGSPVHLDYLRERVRATGDGGFRTEPIDWAALAARCARGEQPTRRHADLAASVQCVLEEVLLDLVRWLHEQTGQERLTLAGGIALNCVANTRLHAEGPFESVWIQPAAGDAGTALGAALQLAADAGEPIEPMPGAALGREWTDDELESALRQADVAYERPDDVAESVAQALADDEIVAWFQGRAEFGPRALGHRSLLAHPGRAGNLERLNDVKGREQFRPVAPMVLAGRAAEIFSRGPLPSPYMLFVHDVADAWRPRLPAVTHVDGTARVQTVEPADDPRTARMLSGFADRTGLPVVVNTSLNTAGRPMVDSPRDALECFGSAPVDVLALGPFLVRRHRNR; encoded by the coding sequence GTGCGTTTCCTGGGAATCAACGCGGTGTTCCACGATCCGGCTGCCGCGCTCGTAGCGGACGGCCGGGTCGTCGCGGCGGCCGAGGAGGAACGGTTCAGCCGGCGCAAGCACGGCAAGCAGGCGGTGCCTTTCTCGACGTGGGAGCAGCCGGGCCAGGCCGCGCGGTGGTGCCTCGAGCGGGCCGGGCTGACCGCGGCCGACCTCGACGCGGTCGGCTTCTCCTACGATCCGGACCTGGTCGAGTCCGGGCTGGCCGGGCACGATCCCAGCGGCGAGCAGCTGCGGACCGAATTCGCGCGTCGCGCGCCGGCATTCCTGCGCACCGAACTGCCGGGGCTGGACCCGGCGAAGGTCCGGTTCGTCCGTCATCACGTGGCGCACGCCGCGTCGGCCGCGCTGGCCGCACCCGCGGGCGATTCCGCGGTGCTGGTCGCCGACGGACGCGGCGAAAGCACGTCCTATCTCGCTGGCGAATACCGGGCAGGCCGGTTCAAAGAACTTGCCGCGCAACGGCTTCCGCATTCGCTCGGGCTGTGTTACGAAGACCTGACCGAGCACCTGGGTTTCGCTCGGTCGAGCGACGAGTACAAAGTCATGGCGCTGGCGTCCTACGGCTCTCCGGTGCATCTCGACTACCTTCGCGAACGCGTCCGGGCGACCGGGGACGGCGGATTCCGCACCGAGCCGATCGACTGGGCCGCCCTCGCCGCTCGTTGCGCCCGCGGCGAGCAGCCGACCCGGCGGCACGCCGATCTCGCTGCCAGCGTCCAGTGTGTGCTGGAGGAAGTGCTTCTCGACCTCGTCCGGTGGCTGCACGAGCAGACCGGGCAGGAGAGATTGACGCTGGCCGGCGGCATCGCGCTCAACTGCGTGGCGAACACCCGGCTGCACGCCGAGGGCCCGTTCGAGTCGGTCTGGATCCAGCCCGCCGCGGGCGACGCGGGGACCGCGCTGGGCGCGGCACTGCAGCTGGCGGCCGACGCCGGCGAGCCAATCGAGCCGATGCCCGGTGCCGCGCTGGGGCGCGAGTGGACCGACGACGAACTCGAATCCGCGCTGCGACAAGCAGACGTGGCCTACGAACGGCCGGACGACGTCGCGGAGTCGGTGGCGCAGGCGCTGGCCGACGACGAGATCGTCGCGTGGTTCCAGGGCCGGGCCGAGTTCGGTCCCCGCGCGCTCGGGCATCGTTCGCTGCTCGCGCATCCCGGCCGGGCGGGCAATCTGGAACGGCTCAACGACGTCAAAGGCCGCGAGCAGTTCCGGCCGGTGGCGCCGATGGTGCTGGCCGGCCGGGCGGCGGAGATCTTCTCCCGGGGCCCGCTGCCGAGCCCGTACATGCTGTTCGTCCACGACGTCGCCGATGCCTGGCGGCCGAGGCTGCCGGCGGTGACCCATGTGGACGGGACCGCCCGCGTGCAGACGGTCGAGCCGGCCGACGATCCGCGGACCGCCCGGATGCTTTCCGGGTTCGCGGACCGGACCGGGCTGCCGGTCGTGGTGAACACCAGTCTCAACACCGCGGGACGGCCGATGGTCGATTCGCCGCGGGACGCACTGGAGTGCTTCGGTTCGGCTCCGGTGGACGTACTGGCGCTGGGACCGTTCTTGGTCCGGCGCCACCGAAATCGCTGA
- a CDS encoding PfkB family carbohydrate kinase yields the protein MKPLVVVGDVFLDVDTEGTADRLCPDAPVPVVDVARRWLRPGGAGLAAVLAARSAADVVLVAAFGDDLAARTLVGLLEPEVTLAPVPLCGATVSKTRVRAAGQSLLRLDSGDGIASGQTLPERTERMLRRAGTILVADYGRGLTRNPRLRAVLADMASRVPVVWDPHPRGAAPVPGARLVTPNASEATALVPDAVEMPGLLRERWRADAVAVTLGARGALVAEGSAVRRVPVPQRAHVTGRAAPDTCGAGDRFAAAAAAALLDGAPVGEAVRVAVESAARFVAAGGASALSVEDRPGTVAVSPEEDAFAVAARVRAAGGRLVATGGCFDLLHPGHVSLLQRARALGDALVVCLNSDSSVRRLKGPGRPLLSAGDRARLLSALSVVDAVVIFDEPSPSEVLERLRPDVWAKGGDYTEADLPERAVVRRHGGEIALVATLPGYSTTKLVAAAAGR from the coding sequence GTGAAGCCGCTGGTGGTGGTGGGCGACGTGTTCCTGGACGTCGACACGGAGGGCACCGCGGATCGGCTGTGCCCGGACGCACCGGTACCGGTCGTCGACGTGGCTCGGCGGTGGCTGCGCCCGGGCGGCGCCGGTCTCGCCGCGGTGTTGGCTGCCCGCTCCGCCGCCGACGTGGTGCTGGTGGCCGCGTTCGGCGACGACCTGGCCGCGCGCACGCTCGTGGGACTGCTGGAGCCGGAAGTGACTCTGGCTCCGGTACCGCTGTGCGGTGCCACCGTGTCGAAGACGCGTGTCCGCGCCGCAGGGCAATCGTTGCTGCGACTGGATTCCGGGGACGGAATCGCCTCGGGCCAGACACTGCCCGAGCGCACCGAACGAATGCTGCGGCGGGCCGGGACGATCCTGGTCGCCGACTACGGCCGCGGACTCACCCGGAACCCACGGCTGCGGGCGGTGCTCGCCGACATGGCGTCCCGGGTCCCGGTGGTGTGGGATCCGCATCCGCGCGGCGCGGCGCCGGTGCCGGGAGCGCGGCTGGTCACTCCGAACGCGAGCGAGGCCACGGCGCTCGTCCCGGACGCCGTCGAGATGCCGGGCCTGTTGCGGGAGCGCTGGCGTGCGGACGCGGTCGCGGTCACCCTCGGAGCGAGGGGCGCGCTGGTCGCGGAGGGCTCGGCGGTCCGGCGGGTGCCGGTGCCGCAGCGCGCGCACGTGACTGGTCGCGCCGCCCCCGACACCTGCGGGGCGGGAGACCGGTTCGCTGCGGCGGCCGCGGCGGCGTTGCTCGACGGTGCGCCGGTGGGCGAGGCAGTGCGGGTCGCGGTCGAGTCGGCGGCGCGGTTCGTGGCCGCGGGCGGGGCGAGCGCATTGTCCGTCGAGGACCGTCCAGGCACCGTCGCGGTTTCCCCGGAGGAGGACGCGTTCGCGGTGGCCGCGCGGGTTCGGGCGGCCGGCGGCCGGCTGGTCGCGACCGGCGGCTGCTTCGATCTCCTGCACCCCGGCCACGTCAGCTTGCTGCAGCGCGCGCGGGCGCTCGGCGACGCGCTCGTGGTGTGCTTGAACTCGGACAGTTCGGTGCGCCGGCTGAAAGGCCCGGGCCGTCCGTTGCTGTCCGCCGGAGACCGGGCCCGGCTGCTGTCCGCACTGTCCGTTGTGGACGCGGTGGTGATCTTCGACGAGCCCTCGCCGTCCGAGGTGCTGGAGCGATTGCGGCCGGACGTGTGGGCGAAGGGCGGCGATTACACCGAAGCGGATCTGCCCGAACGGGCGGTGGTGCGCCGGCACGGCGGGGAGATCGCGCTGGTGGCGACCTTGCCCGGTTATTCGACGACGAAGCTGGTCGCCGCGGCGGCCGGCAGGTGA
- a CDS encoding UDP-glucose dehydrogenase family protein encodes MVERIGVLGAGYVGLTSAACFAAMGHQVSAVDIDAAKIARLDAGEVDLAEPGLAGLVAEGTRAGTLAFGTGLDALAGRELVFLCLPTPPGEDGAPDLGPFRDALRRLGRILSPGTVLVTKSTVPVGTAGRLPGFLGRADLPVVSNPEFLREGHAVHDFRHPDRVVVGADPPDSPAACRVAQLYAPTGADVVRTSSASAELAKYASNGFLAVKASYANAVAELCEQYAADIREVSAVMGLDPRIGPHFLAPGPGWGGSCLPKDTSALLQAADAAGVEFSLLRDAVRANARQRARMVRAIRSAATGSPDGSLDGVRIGVLGLAFKAGTADLRESPAVAVAAELARRGAEVTAYDPAVRSDADGYLVVDDPYLVAKDAAALAVLTEWPEFRDLDWRRLAAAADRPVVVDTRNVLDPFAVAEAGFARVGVGTPMEVPDACSRPRLHPQALAGPLQQRSDRPAAARPVRRAGGDRRTGPGRRP; translated from the coding sequence ATGGTTGAGCGGATCGGAGTGCTCGGCGCGGGCTACGTCGGGCTGACGAGTGCGGCTTGCTTCGCCGCGATGGGCCACCAGGTGTCCGCTGTGGACATCGATGCGGCGAAGATCGCCCGCTTGGATGCCGGCGAGGTGGATCTCGCCGAACCCGGCCTGGCCGGACTGGTCGCCGAAGGAACCCGGGCGGGCACGCTGGCCTTCGGAACCGGCCTGGATGCGCTGGCCGGGCGCGAGCTGGTGTTCCTGTGCCTGCCGACGCCGCCGGGCGAGGACGGCGCGCCGGACCTCGGGCCGTTCCGCGACGCATTGCGCCGCCTCGGCCGGATCCTTTCCCCGGGCACCGTGCTAGTGACGAAGTCGACCGTGCCGGTCGGGACCGCCGGGCGCCTTCCGGGCTTCCTCGGCCGGGCCGATCTTCCGGTGGTCAGCAACCCGGAGTTCCTGCGCGAAGGCCATGCCGTGCACGACTTTCGCCATCCGGACCGGGTCGTCGTCGGCGCCGATCCGCCGGATTCGCCCGCCGCCTGCCGGGTCGCGCAGCTCTACGCCCCGACCGGAGCGGACGTCGTGCGCACCAGCAGCGCCAGCGCCGAACTGGCGAAGTACGCCAGCAACGGATTCCTGGCAGTCAAGGCTTCGTACGCGAACGCGGTGGCCGAACTGTGCGAGCAGTACGCCGCGGATATCCGTGAGGTGTCCGCGGTGATGGGCCTCGACCCGCGGATCGGTCCGCACTTCCTGGCCCCGGGCCCGGGCTGGGGCGGATCCTGCCTGCCGAAGGACACCAGCGCGCTGCTGCAGGCCGCGGATGCCGCCGGGGTCGAGTTCAGCCTGCTGCGGGACGCGGTGCGAGCCAACGCCCGGCAGCGCGCGCGGATGGTCCGGGCGATCCGGTCCGCCGCGACCGGCAGCCCGGACGGCTCGCTCGACGGCGTGCGGATCGGTGTGCTGGGGCTGGCGTTCAAGGCCGGCACCGCGGACCTGCGCGAATCCCCGGCGGTCGCGGTCGCCGCCGAGCTCGCTCGGCGAGGCGCCGAGGTGACCGCCTACGACCCGGCCGTCCGGTCCGACGCGGACGGATATCTCGTCGTGGACGACCCGTATCTGGTGGCGAAAGACGCGGCCGCACTGGCCGTGCTCACCGAATGGCCGGAATTTCGCGACCTCGACTGGCGGCGGCTGGCCGCCGCGGCGGACCGTCCGGTCGTGGTCGACACCCGCAATGTGCTCGATCCGTTCGCTGTCGCCGAGGCCGGGTTCGCCCGGGTCGGTGTCGGCACCCCGATGGAGGTTCCTGATGCGTGTTCTCGCCCTAGGCTGCACCCTCAAGCGCTCGCCGGCCCGCTCCAGCAGCGATCTGATCGCCCGGCAGCTGCTCGACCTGTTCGCCGAGCGGGGGGCGACCGGCGAACTGGTCCGGGTCGTCGACCATGA
- a CDS encoding D-sedoheptulose-7-phosphate isomerase, giving the protein MADHFADLCSAAERLRFASPRIAAWGACLARVFENDGRLLACGNGGSAAEAQHLTGELVGRFRRERRPLSAIALHADTSALTAIGNDYPASELFARQVQAHGRHGDVLVCLSTSGTSQNVVAAAKAAHELGVTTWALTGPAPNPLAALCDDAVAVDAPSVATVQELHLALIHALCEALDDALGVPA; this is encoded by the coding sequence ATGGCAGACCACTTCGCCGACCTGTGTTCGGCCGCGGAGCGCCTGCGCTTCGCCTCCCCGCGGATCGCGGCGTGGGGCGCGTGCCTGGCGCGGGTGTTCGAGAACGACGGACGGTTGCTCGCCTGCGGGAACGGCGGGAGCGCCGCCGAAGCCCAGCATCTGACCGGCGAACTGGTGGGCCGGTTCCGGCGCGAACGCCGTCCGCTGTCCGCGATCGCGCTGCACGCCGACACTTCGGCGCTGACCGCGATCGGCAACGACTACCCGGCTTCGGAGCTGTTCGCGCGCCAGGTGCAGGCACACGGCCGGCACGGCGACGTGCTGGTCTGCTTGTCCACCAGCGGAACCAGCCAGAATGTCGTGGCGGCCGCGAAGGCGGCGCACGAGCTGGGCGTGACCACGTGGGCGCTCACCGGACCGGCACCGAACCCGCTCGCCGCGTTGTGCGACGACGCGGTGGCCGTCGATGCGCCGAGCGTCGCGACAGTGCAGGAGCTGCACCTCGCCCTCATCCACGCGTTGTGCGAAGCGCTGGACGACGCGCTCGGGGTGCCGGCGTGA